A window of Sphingobacterium sp. SRCM116780 contains these coding sequences:
- a CDS encoding class I SAM-dependent methyltransferase, with protein MIRDVYGEALDDYYKHQKELAPLLLHSSYGDIEEMPLDIFFREEEELPELEFIALSLCDGRVLDVGAGAGCHSLYLQEKKFDVEALEISSTACHIMQQRGVQKIHHADFYQFKDQQYDTLLFLMNGIGLAGDIEGFKKLLIHSESLLTTRGQLLFDSSNIDYLYEEYKIKRPDHYFGEINYQYQYQGNFGEKFKWLYLDQKMLIKIAHEMGWVVQVLFEDENDQYLVRMEKRK; from the coding sequence ATGATTAGAGATGTTTATGGCGAAGCCTTAGATGATTATTATAAACATCAAAAAGAGCTGGCTCCACTACTTTTACACAGTAGTTATGGTGATATTGAAGAGATGCCTTTAGATATTTTCTTCAGAGAAGAGGAAGAACTTCCTGAATTAGAATTCATAGCGCTTTCTTTATGTGATGGCCGTGTTTTGGACGTTGGGGCTGGTGCAGGATGCCACAGTTTGTATTTACAAGAAAAGAAATTTGATGTTGAAGCTTTAGAAATTTCGAGCACAGCTTGTCACATCATGCAACAAAGAGGCGTTCAAAAAATACATCATGCAGATTTTTATCAATTCAAAGATCAGCAATACGATACGTTACTCTTTTTAATGAATGGGATCGGGTTGGCTGGAGATATTGAAGGGTTCAAAAAACTTTTGATTCATTCAGAATCCTTATTGACCACTAGAGGGCAGCTCTTATTCGATTCGTCGAATATTGACTATTTATATGAAGAGTATAAAATAAAGCGTCCTGACCACTATTTTGGAGAGATTAATTATCAATATCAATATCAAGGTAATTTTGGTGAAAAGTTTAAATGGTTATACTTAGACCAGAAAATGTTAATCAAAATTGCACATGAAATGGGATGGGTTGTACAGGTCCTTTTTGAAGATGAAAATGATCAATACTTGGTTCGTATGGAAAAAAGAAAATAA
- a CDS encoding MlaD family protein produces MSKAENKRAVIVGLFVFIGLAILIAGIFVLGSQQKKFTRTFEITTSFPDVAGLKVGSNVWFSGVKVGIIKNIHFKNLQDVEVVMTVEEKSAEYIRKDAITKLGSDGLIGNKIIVISGGSQNAPSIEAGDFLRSAKAADMEAMMETLQLNNQNLAKITTDFVEVSRGLVEGRGVVGALLTDTALVTSLHESLKSISQVMASANTASSNLLLLTNKLNANKGLIHDLTTDTAVFASLRSSAAQLQGVSQTANALMTNLNSASNKLNSKDNAIGTLINDPAVGNELRDVVRNLNTSTAKLDQNMEALQSNFLLRGFFKKKEKEAKKVAETAVKDSVQ; encoded by the coding sequence ATGAGCAAAGCAGAAAACAAGAGAGCAGTAATAGTTGGACTATTTGTTTTTATAGGATTGGCTATTCTGATTGCAGGTATATTTGTATTAGGAAGCCAGCAAAAAAAGTTTACCAGAACTTTTGAAATTACGACATCTTTCCCTGATGTCGCAGGATTGAAAGTTGGTAGCAATGTATGGTTTTCAGGTGTAAAAGTTGGGATTATCAAAAATATTCATTTTAAAAATCTTCAAGATGTAGAAGTGGTAATGACTGTTGAAGAGAAATCTGCTGAATACATTCGGAAAGATGCCATCACGAAATTGGGATCAGATGGTTTGATAGGTAATAAGATTATTGTGATTTCTGGAGGCTCTCAAAATGCACCTTCTATAGAAGCAGGAGATTTCCTTCGTTCTGCAAAAGCAGCAGATATGGAAGCGATGATGGAAACATTACAATTGAATAATCAAAATCTAGCAAAAATTACAACAGATTTTGTTGAAGTCTCACGCGGCTTAGTGGAGGGGCGCGGGGTTGTTGGAGCGTTGTTAACAGATACAGCTTTAGTTACATCTTTACATGAATCCCTTAAATCCATTAGTCAGGTAATGGCAAGTGCCAATACAGCATCATCCAATCTCCTTTTGTTGACCAATAAGTTGAATGCAAATAAAGGTTTAATACATGATTTGACAACGGATACAGCAGTTTTTGCTAGTTTAAGATCTTCAGCTGCGCAATTGCAAGGCGTTTCACAAACTGCCAATGCATTAATGACAAACTTAAATTCAGCTTCAAATAAATTAAATAGTAAGGATAATGCTATTGGTACATTGATTAATGACCCTGCTGTTGGAAATGAACTGAGAGATGTTGTTCGCAATTTGAATACAAGTACAGCTAAATTAGATCAAAATATGGAAGCTTTACAAAGTAATTTCTTATTGAGAGGATTTTTCAAAAAGAAAGAAAAAGAAGCTAAAAAAGTAGCTGAAACAGCAGTGAAGGATTCAGTACAATAG
- a CDS encoding ABC transporter ATP-binding protein yields the protein MEKIKAHIDYQDPVITIRGVSKSFGENHVLKNVDLDLYRGENLVVLGRSGTGKSVLIKLIAGLLKPDHGTIDVLGNDVKELKDHDLMQLRLRIGFSFQNSALYDSMTVRENLEFPLIRNKRKLTRAEINKEVEDVLEGVGLSQTINQMPSELSGGQRKRIGIARTLILRPDIMMYDEPTAGLDPITCLDINSLINEVQERYKTSSIIITHDLACAKTVGDRIVMLLDGKFERQGSFDEIFETDDARVKAFYDYNFIV from the coding sequence ATGGAAAAGATAAAGGCACATATTGATTATCAAGATCCAGTTATTACTATACGTGGTGTTAGTAAATCATTTGGTGAAAACCATGTATTAAAAAATGTTGATCTGGATTTATATCGTGGTGAAAATTTAGTTGTTCTAGGACGTTCTGGTACCGGGAAATCAGTATTGATAAAACTGATAGCAGGATTATTAAAACCAGATCATGGCACAATTGATGTTTTAGGGAATGATGTGAAAGAATTGAAAGATCATGATTTGATGCAATTACGTTTAAGAATAGGCTTTTCTTTTCAGAACAGCGCCTTATATGATAGTATGACGGTTCGTGAAAATCTTGAATTTCCATTGATTCGAAATAAAAGAAAGCTAACCCGAGCGGAGATTAATAAAGAGGTGGAAGATGTACTGGAAGGTGTTGGGTTATCACAAACAATCAATCAAATGCCTTCTGAATTATCGGGAGGGCAGCGGAAGCGGATTGGTATTGCCAGAACACTAATTTTACGTCCAGATATCATGATGTATGATGAGCCAACTGCAGGATTGGATCCAATTACTTGTTTGGATATCAATAGTTTGATTAATGAAGTTCAAGAGCGTTATAAAACTTCATCCATTATTATCACTCATGATTTAGCTTGTGCTAAAACTGTTGGTGACCGTATTGTGATGTTGCTAGATGGTAAATTTGAGAGACAAGGGTCTTTTGACGAAATATTTGAAACAGATGATGCGCGAGTTAAAGCGTTTTATGATTATAATTTTATTGTTTAA
- a CDS encoding RNA polymerase sigma factor, with protein sequence MQNQLSDKDLLHLCQTGNELGYGQLYHRYAKKIFNTIFRVLSNTEESEDVLQETFIQFFSNQEKWEQIISVEAWLRRVGINKAISLVRKRQYYFSPVEELEIHDEGEEQLLEKEWRECRLIDLEQAINRLGEIPKMVVNLYLFEDMSHDEVGNLLGMSAVAVRTQYHRAKKKIYEELKERYNYAG encoded by the coding sequence GTGCAGAATCAACTTAGTGATAAAGATTTGTTACACTTATGCCAAACAGGTAATGAACTGGGGTATGGGCAGTTGTATCATCGCTATGCAAAAAAGATTTTCAATACGATCTTTCGTGTATTATCAAATACAGAAGAGAGTGAAGATGTGTTGCAAGAGACATTTATACAGTTCTTTTCCAATCAGGAAAAGTGGGAGCAAATCATTTCAGTAGAAGCTTGGTTGCGTCGCGTAGGGATTAATAAAGCGATTTCGTTGGTTAGAAAAAGACAATATTATTTTTCGCCAGTAGAAGAATTGGAAATTCATGACGAAGGAGAAGAACAATTGTTAGAGAAGGAATGGCGAGAGTGCCGATTGATTGATTTAGAGCAAGCGATTAATCGTTTAGGAGAGATTCCAAAAATGGTTGTAAATCTTTATCTGTTTGAAGATATGAGTCATGATGAAGTCGGAAATTTATTGGGGATGTCTGCTGTAGCAGTGCGAACGCAATATCATCGAGCCAAGAAAAAAATTTATGAAGAATTGAAAGAAAGGTATAACTATGCAGGATAA
- a CDS encoding MlaE family ABC transporter permease codes for MLNKLQSFFTEFANIHRFLTRFWRELVTPPYEFKEIIRQCYEIGWKSLPLITLTGFIVGFVFTKQSRPSLEEFGATSWLPSLISIAIIRALAPLVTALIASGKIGSQVGAELSSMNVTEQIDAMEVSGTNPFKFLIVSRIIATTIGIPILCFYVAGVGLLGGYLSMATKDDLSFLSFFTQVFETIGYQDLWAMVFRAVVFGFTIGAVSCYCGYYSSKGTEGVGKAANAAVVASMFLVFIEEIIIVQILAIIG; via the coding sequence ATGTTAAATAAACTTCAATCTTTTTTTACTGAATTTGCAAATATTCATCGTTTCTTAACTCGATTTTGGAGAGAGCTTGTTACTCCTCCTTATGAATTTAAAGAGATAATACGTCAATGTTATGAGATTGGTTGGAAATCCCTACCACTAATTACGTTAACAGGTTTTATTGTTGGATTTGTTTTTACTAAACAATCTCGACCTTCTTTGGAAGAGTTTGGTGCAACGTCTTGGTTACCTTCTTTGATTTCCATTGCGATTATTCGTGCTCTTGCTCCTTTGGTTACTGCACTTATCGCTTCAGGTAAAATTGGGTCACAAGTTGGAGCCGAACTGAGTTCTATGAACGTAACAGAGCAAATTGACGCCATGGAAGTTTCAGGAACAAATCCATTTAAATTTTTAATTGTCAGCCGTATTATTGCCACTACTATTGGTATTCCTATTCTATGTTTCTATGTGGCAGGAGTTGGTCTTTTAGGTGGATATTTGAGTATGGCAACTAAAGATGATTTGAGTTTTTTAAGTTTCTTTACACAAGTATTTGAAACAATCGGATACCAAGATTTGTGGGCTATGGTTTTTAGAGCTGTGGTTTTTGGTTTTACAATTGGAGCCGTAAGTTGTTATTGTGGATATTATTCTTCAAAAGGAACAGAAGGAGTTGGTAAAGCTGCAAATGCTGCGGTTGTTGCTTCGATGTTTTTGGTATTTATTGAAGAAATTATCATTGTACAAATCTTAGCGATAATAGGGTAG
- a CDS encoding RluA family pseudouridine synthase, giving the protein MRSISDMDVIYEDNHLIAINKRAGDIVQVDDTGDKSLEDMVKEYLKHKYNKPNEAFLGVIHRLDRPVSGLIVFAKTSKALERMNKLFKDRHVKKTYLAVVRQRPQEPTGKLVNWLVRNREKMVTKAFNKEVKESSYAELDYSLIGELNGFHLLKVEPLTGRTHQIRVQLATMGCPIVGDNKYGYPRGSSKGSICLHSRSLSFVHPIKKEAMHLVAPLQQDGFWEKFSKFKD; this is encoded by the coding sequence ATGCGTAGTATTTCAGATATGGACGTTATCTATGAGGATAATCACCTCATCGCAATAAATAAAAGAGCTGGAGATATCGTTCAAGTAGATGACACAGGAGATAAATCTTTAGAAGATATGGTAAAGGAGTATTTAAAACATAAATACAACAAACCTAATGAAGCTTTTTTAGGTGTTATTCATCGTTTGGACAGACCTGTTAGTGGACTTATTGTTTTTGCTAAGACAAGTAAGGCATTGGAACGTATGAACAAATTGTTTAAAGATCGTCATGTCAAAAAAACATATCTCGCTGTTGTGAGACAAAGACCACAAGAGCCCACAGGAAAACTGGTAAATTGGTTAGTTCGGAATCGCGAAAAAATGGTAACGAAGGCTTTTAATAAAGAAGTCAAAGAAAGTAGTTATGCTGAACTAGATTATAGCTTAATTGGAGAGCTCAATGGTTTTCATCTTTTGAAAGTAGAGCCGTTGACAGGCCGAACACATCAAATCCGAGTACAGTTAGCCACAATGGGATGTCCTATCGTCGGTGATAATAAATATGGCTATCCCAGAGGTAGCTCCAAAGGAAGTATATGTTTACATTCTCGATCACTTTCTTTTGTTCATCCAATCAAAAAAGAAGCTATGCACTTGGTAGCACCATTACAACAAGATGGATTCTGGGAAAAATTTTCAAAATTTAAAGACTAA
- a CDS encoding IS256 family transposase has product MKEKTPFDFDRFKQEAMQGLYNGKSLSPNDGVLAPLMKHLLESMMDGELENHLQEEKASGSSNRRNGKTKKTVRGLNTGTFELESGRDRSGTFEPKVVPKRQLIITEQLEGHVLGMYAKGMSTRAISDFIREMYAMDISATEISRITESVMPAVNEWRSRPLEAVYPFVFLDCMHYKIRQNGTVESRAIYNILGVGMDGRKDLIGLYSSENEGAKFWLSVLTDLKQRGVEDILIACIDGLKGFPEAIEAIFPKTKVQLCIVHQIRSSMRYVTEKDKKAVIEDLKPVYKAINEEMGYENLLAFEEKWGKKYPIAAKSWLDNWINLSTFFEYDEQVRKAIYTTNPIEGMHRQIRKITKSKGAFSSEQALMKLMFLIIKDISKKWTMPMHNWGLTISQLYIKFGDRLKLDRGF; this is encoded by the coding sequence ATGAAAGAAAAGACCCCATTCGACTTTGACCGCTTCAAACAGGAAGCCATGCAAGGTCTCTACAACGGCAAGAGTCTATCTCCCAACGACGGCGTTCTAGCGCCCTTAATGAAACATTTACTGGAGTCTATGATGGATGGAGAGCTAGAGAATCATCTTCAAGAGGAGAAGGCCTCTGGCAGCTCTAATCGTCGTAATGGAAAGACAAAAAAGACAGTTCGAGGTCTTAATACAGGTACTTTTGAACTAGAATCAGGGCGTGATAGATCTGGCACATTCGAACCTAAAGTAGTTCCCAAGCGTCAGCTTATTATTACAGAACAGCTAGAAGGGCATGTTCTTGGTATGTATGCCAAAGGCATGAGTACGCGTGCTATCAGCGATTTTATTCGTGAGATGTACGCTATGGATATTTCTGCTACTGAAATATCCCGTATCACAGAAAGTGTCATGCCAGCAGTAAATGAGTGGAGAAGTCGTCCATTGGAAGCAGTATATCCCTTTGTGTTCTTAGACTGCATGCACTATAAAATACGTCAGAATGGTACAGTTGAATCTAGGGCTATTTATAATATATTAGGTGTAGGGATGGATGGACGTAAAGATCTGATAGGTCTTTATAGCTCAGAGAATGAAGGTGCAAAGTTTTGGTTATCTGTTCTCACAGACCTAAAACAGCGTGGTGTCGAAGATATTCTAATTGCCTGTATCGATGGTTTGAAAGGCTTCCCCGAAGCTATTGAAGCTATTTTCCCTAAAACTAAAGTTCAGTTATGTATTGTCCACCAGATCAGATCAAGTATGCGCTATGTTACAGAAAAAGATAAAAAAGCAGTCATTGAAGATCTAAAACCTGTTTATAAAGCGATTAACGAAGAAATGGGCTACGAAAACTTACTCGCCTTTGAGGAGAAATGGGGTAAGAAATATCCAATTGCTGCTAAATCCTGGCTGGACAATTGGATCAACTTATCTACTTTTTTCGAATACGATGAACAGGTTCGCAAGGCTATTTACACCACTAATCCTATTGAAGGCATGCACCGTCAGATCCGTAAAATTACGAAGTCTAAAGGTGCATTCAGTTCTGAGCAAGCTCTTATGAAGTTAATGTTCCTGATAATTAAGGATATCTCTAAAAAGTGGACAATGCCGATGCACAACTGGGGCTTGACGATATCTCAACTTTATATTAAATTTGGAGATAGGCTCAAGCTGGATAGAGGATTTTAG
- a CDS encoding DUF4097 family beta strand repeat-containing protein — MKKISVLIGIMVAISNLLQAQENTESIVKKSVEMATRSISGLPIDDSVEEGPKTWKEFKVSNPGNKLLIKFSQVYVEGYNGKEILFEAKVEDREQDERVKGLRVINSSELKDNSGIGLNITTKDQVTEVSYVGFALNDSVRIKIPDHMAVSIMGDKGTAFLGGNVELKNLKNEVEVSALLGNVKLVDITGPTNVKITQGDVEARFVGPVKGPISLIASMGTVDIALPAKIGANVDISTSMGNIYAGDEFQFEKSATAEKPVLYNNQVKGKMNGGGRDIILKTSMGDIYIRNNSK, encoded by the coding sequence ATGAAAAAAATAAGTGTATTAATAGGGATAATGGTTGCGATTTCGAATTTATTGCAAGCGCAAGAAAATACGGAATCCATTGTGAAAAAATCTGTAGAAATGGCAACTCGGTCAATTTCAGGTTTACCCATTGATGATTCTGTTGAGGAAGGACCTAAAACATGGAAGGAATTTAAAGTTTCAAATCCAGGTAATAAATTGTTGATTAAATTTAGTCAGGTATACGTAGAGGGTTACAATGGAAAAGAGATTCTATTTGAAGCGAAAGTAGAAGATAGAGAGCAAGATGAGCGGGTAAAAGGTCTTCGTGTTATCAATAGCTCAGAATTGAAAGACAATTCAGGGATTGGATTAAATATTACGACGAAAGATCAAGTAACAGAAGTGAGTTATGTTGGTTTTGCATTAAATGATTCCGTTCGAATAAAGATTCCAGATCATATGGCAGTTAGTATTATGGGAGATAAGGGCACTGCTTTTCTTGGTGGAAATGTAGAGCTGAAAAACTTGAAAAATGAAGTGGAAGTATCTGCTCTTTTAGGAAATGTGAAGTTGGTTGATATTACAGGACCGACGAATGTGAAAATCACTCAAGGAGATGTGGAAGCTCGATTTGTAGGACCTGTAAAAGGTCCAATTTCGTTAATTGCATCTATGGGAACTGTTGATATTGCTTTACCAGCAAAAATAGGAGCCAATGTAGATATTAGCACTTCTATGGGGAACATTTATGCTGGAGATGAATTTCAATTTGAAAAATCAGCTACAGCTGAAAAACCAGTACTTTATAATAATCAGGTCAAAGGGAAAATGAATGGAGGAGGACGGGATATCATTTTGAAAACATCCATGGGAGATATCTATATTCGTAATAATAGCAAGTAA
- a CDS encoding PDZ domain-containing protein: MKIRFLLIISLFFQLAFGQSAFVLKKNKKLSIPFTFVHNLVIIPVEVNGFMMNFLLDTGVKETMVFGKSLGDIDSSIFKNKLQGLGRNEGIDAVLAVNNRLLIAKKMEDKDHPIFILDNEHIDISSRIGVEINGILGSRFFADYRIEFDFLKKRIIVFPHGETPKSWSKMTILPLDIKGNRPYIDIAIQQDESQIHGKALIDMGNSDAVLLLLQRIEGYQVRFPFITDYIGQGLNGEIYGLRNRIKQLTLGPFTMSFPLVAYPESESVQNAKIINERIGSIGNELLRRFKIVFDYPNSQIYLKKNREFDKFYYLNMSGLELIHDGVEWEKQEVPVTLKNDGSKEISFDNKVQFKFVLKPLFKIDIVRPSSPAQLAGLMVDDKILAINGRRASSYSLEEINNLMKSEEGKEIRMKIERNGQTKEVRFILKDPLPFDHE; the protein is encoded by the coding sequence ATGAAAATAAGATTTCTTCTGATCATAAGCCTGTTTTTTCAACTTGCTTTCGGGCAATCGGCTTTTGTCTTGAAGAAAAATAAGAAATTGAGTATTCCTTTTACATTTGTCCATAATCTTGTGATTATACCTGTAGAAGTTAATGGTTTTATGATGAATTTCTTATTGGACACTGGTGTTAAAGAAACAATGGTTTTTGGTAAATCGTTAGGAGATATTGACAGCAGCATCTTTAAAAATAAACTTCAAGGTCTAGGTCGAAATGAGGGTATAGATGCGGTATTGGCCGTCAATAACCGGCTTCTGATTGCAAAAAAGATGGAAGATAAGGATCATCCAATTTTTATCTTGGATAATGAACATATTGATATTTCATCGCGAATTGGTGTCGAAATAAATGGCATATTAGGAAGTCGATTTTTTGCCGATTATCGAATAGAGTTCGATTTTTTAAAAAAAAGAATTATCGTATTTCCGCATGGAGAAACTCCTAAATCTTGGTCTAAAATGACTATCCTTCCTCTTGATATTAAAGGAAATCGACCCTATATCGATATTGCCATACAACAAGATGAAAGTCAAATTCACGGAAAAGCACTTATTGACATGGGAAATAGTGATGCAGTGTTGCTGTTATTGCAAAGAATTGAAGGGTATCAAGTTCGATTTCCCTTTATCACTGATTATATTGGACAAGGTTTGAATGGCGAAATCTATGGCTTAAGAAATAGAATAAAACAGCTAACGTTAGGGCCATTTACTATGTCTTTTCCTTTGGTCGCATATCCAGAGAGCGAATCTGTCCAAAATGCGAAGATCATAAATGAGCGAATCGGCTCCATCGGAAATGAGTTATTAAGACGGTTTAAAATTGTATTCGATTATCCCAATAGTCAAATTTATTTAAAGAAAAATAGAGAATTTGATAAGTTTTATTATCTTAATATGAGTGGTCTTGAGCTTATCCATGATGGTGTTGAATGGGAAAAACAGGAAGTTCCTGTTACATTGAAAAATGATGGTAGTAAAGAAATTAGTTTTGATAATAAAGTACAATTTAAGTTTGTTTTAAAACCTTTATTTAAAATAGATATTGTAAGACCAAGCTCTCCTGCACAGCTTGCAGGTTTAATGGTTGACGATAAGATTTTAGCGATTAATGGAAGGCGTGCTAGTTCTTATAGCTTAGAGGAAATCAACAATTTGATGAAATCAGAGGAAGGAAAGGAAATTCGAATGAAAATAGAGCGAAATGGACAAACGAAAGAAGTTCGATTTATTTTGAAAGATCCTTTACCTTTTGATCATGAATAA
- the pncB gene encoding nicotinate phosphoribosyltransferase — MAQLTSILDNDFYKFTMQYAVVKLFPKVKARYQFINRGQHKFPTGFDLKLREAIDAMAKLKLTKAEKIFFSQNCPYIDPTYFDFLQGYRYDPDEITISQTGADLEVKIEGYWYRAILWEVPIMALICELYYELGDLKRFPDEQVIADAKNKIQKYKKLNITIADFGTRRRYSYHVHQLVVETLKKYGTGTFIGTSNVQLAMQYQTKPIGTHAHEWFMFHAAKYGYKMANLLGLEHWADVYRGDLGIALSDTYTTEVFFKQFDKKLTKLFDGVRHDSGDPLEFADKIIAHYVKNGIDPSSKTIIFSDGLDYEKVAHITEHCQGKIGYSFGVGTNFTNDVGVPQMNIVIKMTEAQPEDDEWTPVIKLSDEPKKHTGDPESIQLAKKILMIHD, encoded by the coding sequence ATGGCTCAACTAACATCCATATTAGATAACGACTTTTATAAATTTACGATGCAATATGCTGTCGTCAAGTTATTTCCAAAAGTAAAAGCACGCTATCAATTTATCAATCGTGGACAACATAAATTTCCAACAGGATTTGATTTAAAATTACGTGAAGCGATTGATGCGATGGCAAAATTAAAACTGACCAAAGCAGAAAAAATATTTTTTTCTCAAAACTGTCCCTATATAGATCCTACTTATTTTGATTTTTTGCAAGGATACCGATATGACCCTGATGAAATCACGATAAGCCAAACTGGGGCCGATTTAGAAGTTAAAATAGAGGGATACTGGTATAGAGCCATTCTTTGGGAAGTTCCAATCATGGCACTAATTTGTGAACTATATTACGAATTAGGGGACTTAAAACGTTTTCCAGATGAACAAGTCATCGCTGATGCAAAAAATAAAATACAGAAATATAAAAAATTGAATATTACAATTGCCGATTTTGGTACCAGGAGACGTTATTCTTATCACGTGCATCAACTTGTTGTAGAGACATTAAAGAAATATGGGACCGGTACATTTATTGGAACGAGCAATGTACAACTTGCTATGCAATATCAAACTAAACCTATAGGTACTCATGCACATGAATGGTTTATGTTTCATGCAGCCAAATATGGGTATAAAATGGCAAACTTGTTAGGACTAGAACACTGGGCAGATGTGTATCGTGGTGATTTAGGTATCGCTCTATCAGACACCTATACGACCGAAGTCTTTTTTAAACAATTTGACAAGAAGCTCACAAAACTGTTTGATGGTGTGCGACATGATAGTGGAGATCCATTAGAATTTGCAGATAAAATCATCGCACATTATGTGAAAAATGGTATCGATCCATCATCAAAAACGATTATTTTTTCTGATGGCTTAGACTATGAAAAAGTTGCACATATTACGGAACATTGTCAAGGAAAAATTGGATACTCTTTTGGAGTGGGAACCAATTTTACTAATGATGTAGGAGTACCACAGATGAATATCGTTATAAAAATGACCGAAGCACAACCAGAAGATGATGAATGGACTCCTGTAATTAAGCTATCGGATGAACCTAAAAAACATACAGGAGATCCTGAATCTATTCAATTGGCTAAAAAAATATTAATGATTCATGATTAG
- a CDS encoding DUF6600 domain-containing protein, giving the protein MKRFKHIKWIAYTLFGVLFFVAPKSMLAQPGYHGYNNDYNRGYNNDYNSGVSFQTFYDELSPYGDWVNDREYGYMWIPNEGPNFQPYSTNGYWTMTEYGNTWVSNYSWGWAPFHYGRWEFSNRYGWAWIPDYEWGPAWVNWREGSGYYGWAPLGINVSINIPMNFWVFVGASNIFSNRLDRYYVHPRNYNNFYNRTTIINNTVIINNRNYVGGPRRSDIERNTGSRVSVRNINDSGRPGASRVRNNSIDMYRPSIDRNSRTDARPSRITDASTRTRNNNADLQNRNDRVISSRDNMTSTRGNRELYIDGNGNASVRSNTNSTENRSTTTGRERVNNNTDAVRTQNRDNNVINNNTGNSRTRSNSSIESSSNSGNTRGRTQATESWTNSGSMNVERSRGTSTPVTTQNTSRSERPARVQSSTSNESRSSRPVQVNTSNIERNTSSSNRGSSSNSSARSSSHSGSNRTNGSSRTR; this is encoded by the coding sequence ATGAAAAGATTTAAACATATAAAATGGATTGCATACACATTGTTCGGTGTCCTGTTTTTTGTAGCTCCAAAGTCAATGCTAGCACAACCCGGATATCATGGTTATAATAATGATTATAATAGAGGTTATAATAATGATTACAATAGTGGAGTTTCTTTCCAAACATTCTATGATGAGTTATCTCCATATGGAGATTGGGTAAATGACCGCGAATATGGTTATATGTGGATTCCTAATGAAGGGCCAAACTTTCAACCTTATTCTACCAATGGATATTGGACCATGACTGAATATGGAAATACTTGGGTATCAAATTATTCTTGGGGTTGGGCGCCTTTTCACTATGGAAGATGGGAATTCAGTAACCGTTATGGTTGGGCTTGGATTCCAGATTATGAATGGGGACCTGCTTGGGTGAATTGGAGAGAAGGATCTGGTTATTACGGTTGGGCTCCGTTAGGTATAAATGTTTCGATTAATATTCCAATGAATTTTTGGGTATTTGTTGGAGCTTCTAATATCTTCAGCAATAGACTAGATCGTTATTACGTTCATCCTCGTAATTATAATAATTTTTATAATAGAACAACCATTATCAATAATACGGTTATCATCAACAACAGAAACTATGTAGGTGGTCCAAGAAGATCTGATATTGAAAGAAATACAGGAAGTCGAGTTAGCGTAAGAAATATTAATGATTCAGGAAGACCAGGTGCTTCACGTGTGAGAAACAATAGCATTGACATGTACCGTCCTTCAATAGATCGCAATTCAAGAACAGATGCTAGACCAAGTCGAATTACAGACGCTTCTACTCGTACACGCAACAACAATGCAGATTTGCAAAACAGAAATGATAGAGTCATTTCTTCTAGAGACAATATGACTAGCACAAGAGGTAATCGGGAATTATATATTGATGGTAATGGTAATGCTTCTGTAAGATCAAATACAAATAGTACAGAAAACAGAAGTACAACAACTGGTAGAGAACGTGTGAATAACAATACAGATGCTGTTAGAACACAAAACCGAGATAATAATGTCATCAACAATAATACAGGTAACAGTCGAACAAGAAGTAATTCTTCTATCGAAAGTTCTTCCAACTCGGGTAATACAAGAGGAAGAACACAAGCAACTGAAAGTTGGACAAACAGTGGGTCTATGAATGTTGAAAGATCAAGAGGAACGTCTACACCTGTGACAACACAGAATACAAGTCGATCTGAACGTCCTGCACGTGTGCAGTCTTCCACTAGTAATGAAAGCAGAAGCAGCAGACCAGTGCAAGTGAATACAAGTAATATAGAAAGAAATACATCTTCTTCTAACAGAGGATCAAGTTCTAATTCTTCAGCAAGAAGTTCATCACACTCAGGATCAAACCGTACAAACGGAAGTTCACGCACAAGATAA